A segment of the Bartonella henselae str. Houston-1 genome:
AGCACTTCTCACACCAACACGTATTTATGTAAAATCTCTCTTGCCCATTATAAAAAGTTACAAAGGAATTAAAGCTCTTGCTCATATTACGGGAGGCGGCTTTCTTGAAAATATTCCCCGCGTACTTCCCTCATCTCTCTGTGCTGAAATTAATCTTTCTGCCATTCATGTTCCATCAATTTTTTCATGGATTGCCAAACAAGGAAAAATAGAGAAGATAGAGATGCTACGAACATTCAATTGTGGTGTTGGCATGATCATAATCGTAGCGCAACATGAGGTTGAAAAAGTTACTCAAGAACTTAAAATGCAAGGAGAAACAGTTACTTTACTCGGCAAATTAACAAAACGCCAAAACAAAGGAATTACTTTTAAAGGTGCACTTCACTTATGAAAAAACAAATTGTTGTTTTTATTTCCGGCAACGGCTCTAATATGGTTGCTCTGGTTAAAGCAAGCAAACAAAAAGAATATCCTGCTGAAATCATCGCAGTTATTTGCGATAATCCTCATGCTAAAGGCATTGAAAAAGCACGTGACAATCATTTGCCCATTCATATTATTGATCGCAAGGATTATCCAACTAAAGAAGCATATGAAGAATCTATCTTTAAGGTTTTAGCCAAATATCAGCCGGATCTTATCTGCTTTGCTGGTTACATGCGCCTCATCTCATCTCGTTTCGTAAAACTCTATGAAGGAAAAATTTTAAACATTCACCCTTCTCTTTTGCCTTCATTTAAAGGTCTAAAAACACATGAACGAGTTTTACAAGCAGGTGTTAAAATCACTGGTTGCACTGTTCACCTTGTTACAGAAGATATGGATTCAGGTAAGATTCTTGCCCAAGCAGCTGTTCCAATATGTCCTAATGATACAGCCGATAGCTTAGCGCAAAGAGTTCTTAAGGCTGAACATAAACTCTACCCCGAAGCTTTAAAAGCATTCATTGAAGGAAACAACAAAATAACAGATGCTCAACAACAACTTTTATCCTTTTGAGTACATAAACAAATAGATTGCTGCATTACAAAATCTCAATTTATTCTTCAACTCCTACATTTTGAGATCTATAAGAAATTTTTCATGATGAAATAACATTATTGATTTATAAAGATAATTAATAAGTTTTACAACTTAAATATAAAATTCGAATATATAATAGTAAGATTCTTTTGTTTTAAATTCTCTTAGTAATGAATCAGGAAAAACATTCTCTTACACATTATAGTGCGATTGGTATGTAAATAAAAGCCGTTTTAGAAAAGAAAAAATATACCCCTTATGAAACTGTATAAATACAAAAGTAGTCAAAATATTAAAGTTTAGAAAATACAATTATAGTAATAATTTTATTTTCATAAGTACAAAAGTAACAATATTTAATGGATTTTGCATTATACTATTCACAAACACTGTCATAAAATGGGGTTGGAAGAAATAAGAGATATTTTTTAAAAGCAGTTGCGTGAATAGTAAAAAATGGAGTTTTTTTTTTGCGTGAAAGAGATTCCCCTATCAAAAAATGAAAGAAACAAAAGCGTGAGGCAATGGGTAATTTACATCACTTAAAACATATTGCTTTGGACACTTTTGAAAGTCGCAAAACGAATTAAAGGGTAAAAGATGAAAACTGATTTGTACCTTTACAACCCCCATATTATGCCCCAATTAGACTGTCTCTCCATTTTAGAGCTTACCCAAACAGATATACGCAATATTTCGCTCCAATTTAGAATACAAAAGCTCGAACAACTTATAAAGCTCTTGCTCTTTTTAATCTCTGTTTTAAAAATAATGCTACCTTAAGTCTAGTTTTACAAACAATAGAAAAAACTTTATTAGGAATAAAAACGCCATAAAATGCAAAACTTACCAGCTATTAATTAGAAAGAATGTCCAGTTTTTTATAAAAACACTAAGCAAAACAACAACATTTATACATTTGGCTTTATGTTTTCTTATGCTTACAGGCGTTCATACAAGTTTCTTATGTCATAATTAATAAAGATCATTCAACAAATTCATCGCCTTCCCAAAAATGATTTTACTCTTTCTTTCTCCATTCGTGCTACTTTCACATTCAGTCATGGAAAAATATATCAGTGAAATTGAGCTTGAAGCATATCCGCATAGGTTTCGCTCTAATTTACGTGAGTGTCTAAAAGAAAAAAAACTAATATCTTTATGAGGTCTCTGAAACCATCCTAGAGCATGTCGTAGAAGTGGATAAAGTAACCGGATGCATCGTCACACAGACTTTTTAAAACAGTACTGTGTTTTTATGGATAAATGGGAATCTGATGTCACAGGAAAAGGTGAAGATAAAGGATGAATAATCCCATTGTCTGTGAACAACTTTCTCTCTCTTTTCTCTCATTCATTGTCTAAAAGAGTCATAAATGACTACCCGAATGATTATAGCATAAAATACTGTCTTTTTTATCAATAAACTTACTTTTAATAATAATAAATATGATTGTTTACAATTTTTTGCATTAAAAGAATTTTCTTATGTCTAAAACCGTGAGAATGCAAATTGGCTTCATATGAATATTTCAATATTCCGTCGTTAGTTACCAATGAATGAATCACTACAAAAGCCACCAAAGTTTATTTTTATCACGTTGATCACAATCTTATGAATGTAATCAAAAAAGCTAAAACACAGTTTCAGAATAACGTGGTATAAAAAAACCTTGTCATATATGGAATAGACAAGGCTCTCTAATTTAACAACATTTTTAAAGTAGCAAAAACCTCTCCACAACGAAATATTTTAGGATAGGAAATGCTATATTATGAAAACGCACAAGGCATGATTAGTGCATTTTTAAGATACTTCAATAAAATTTTTCATTGTAAACTGAATAAATATGAATTTTTTATATCAACTCATACTTTCTTCCAACAACATAGTCAGTTCTTACTTCTTTTTTCCTACTTTTCCCAATAAATCATTTTCAGCTGCTTTATATCCTAAAAACGTTAAAAATGACATCCATCCCCCCACTCCTAACATTATCATCAACCCTGTAAAAGTTATTACTAGTACCTTTTCAACTTTTCCTTCTGAAAAGAGATCTGTTTCCTTTCCAATACTTGCTTCAGGAGACAACATGAAAGGAATATTGACCGCTCGAATAAAATGATCTTTGTATTGTTGTGTTATTGCGTTGTTGTGTTGTTGTGCAAAAAAGACTGCTCTATTATCTTGAGATGCTCCTCTCCAAAGTCCAGCGTTCACATTTACCACTTGAGAAATAATAAAAATAATCGTTATAAGAATAGAAAATACATTTTTCATTTTCATTTTTTCCTTCATCTAAAATAAAAAACTTCCTCCTCCCTGATGAAGAAATATGAGTTCCTCATATCAACTCATACTTTCCTCCAATAAAATAATTAGCTTTTTCTTCATCTATTTTTTTTTCTTTCTCGCATCTTCCTCCTGAGCCCATTTATAGAATGTGCCACCTAAAAACATCAACATTGTTGTAAATATTGACCCTAAAAAAGCTCCGAATACCCCAGTAGCCAAAATTGTTGAGGTTATAATAAATACGTTTTCGACTTTTCCTTCTGAAAAGAGATCTGTTTCCTTTCCAATACTTGCTTCAGGAGACAACATGAAAGGAATATTAACCGCTCGAATAAAATGATCTTTATATTGTTGTGTTATTGCGTTGTTGTGTTGTTGTGCAAAAAAGACTGCTCTATTATCTTGAGATGCTCCTCTCCAAAGTCCAGCATTCACATTTACCACTTGAGAAATAATAAAAATAATCGTTATAAGAATAGAAAATACATTTTTCATTTTCATTTTTTCCTTCATCTAAAATAAAAAACCTCCTCCTCCCTGATGAAGAAATATGAGTTCCTCATATCAACTCATACTTTCCTCCAATAAAATAATTAGCTTAGAAAAACCCTCTTACATTTATTTCTCCTATGAGATATAAAAAACATTTAAAAAATTCTTCACTTGTAAACAGCGTTATTTACTTGAGATCTTATTCTTTTAAGAGCTGCAACCAACAAAATAAACAACAATTTGATATTATAATAAATACTTTTTAGATTTTTATTCTGATAAAAAAGATATGATTTCTTTATAAGAATTTACTTAGAAACAAAAATGAAATAAAAATTACTTCTTGAATAATTTAAAATTCCATTTTTATACAACAGAAATATATCTACTATTTTAATAAGTTTTTCTTCAAAGCATAGTATTAAAATTGGTAGATTGAAAAATAATAAATAAAAACAATATTTTATCCTTTTTTTACACATATAGATCTTTCTATCGTAATTATTAATTTTACTACAAAACAATTATTTAATAAAAAACAATATAAAAAGCTAATTAATTTACAAATAATCAATATAATACATTACGTATTATATGTAAAGTATAAAAAGTATTTTTTTTTAAATAATTTATAATGTAAATTATATAAATAAAACCAAAGTGATATAATTTTTAAAACGTCAATTTAAAACTATATTATTTAATGAGACAAATGATAAAAATATTTTTTATAAAAAATATCAAAATAGTTCATACCAGTTTATAAAATAGAATATTAAAATTAAAACAATTTTATATCAAATATATATTATTTATATCTATAATATGATAAAAATTTAACTTATAAAAGATTTATAATTTTTCTCTATTTTTACTTTACTTAAGATATTTATTTTAAATAAATTTAATAAAAAACATTTATACTATTTTGATGATAATCAATCAAATTTTTATACGGAAATAATTTTTATTCTTAAAATTATTTAATTTAATAAATATGATAATAAAATACTCAAACTATACTCTCTATCATAATTCTATTTTGAAAAAATAATTTCTAAAGTGCACTTAACACTATTTCTAAAATAGTTTTTTATTACCGACTTAACGTAATTTTCTCTTCATTATAGACAATATGATAAAATTTATAGCCATTACGATTGAACGTGGGAGCGTGAAGATTGGAATAAAATGATATAGGCATTAATCTGTTTCCAAGCTGCAAGATAAAAATAGCTACATTGTATTCAGATTCAGTATAAATTTTCGAATTAAACCTTAGATTAACACAAGATATACCGACAGCTTTATCGCGACATCTGATAAAAATATCTTTAAATATTGCTTCTTGTTGATAGAACTGAAATGGAATTAAGTGGCAACATTAACGCAATGATTAAAGGAGATAGTGATATCAGTTTATCGGATTGACCTTCCTTGTATGGAAAATATTTGCAACAAAAAAGAAGTTATTCTTAAAGCTACAAAAGAGATTTATTCCCTTTCAAGAAAAAACAATCAAAAAAGTTTGTGAGAATTAAAAACAGATTATGGAAAGCTTATTATAGCGTGTAGGATGCGGAGAAAACCTTTATCAGCCTTTAAAATAGTAGAAACCCTTACAAAAAGGTGGGAGTATTTTATTTCTGCTATCTTCTTTTGCTTTGATATCGTAAACAATACGAAATTAGCGGATGCACAATTCCCATTACATTCTTTTGCCGTTTGTTCTGATAAGAAAATAAGCAAGCATTTTAAAAACCAAGACGATGTTATTGGGATGGAAATGTCAGATTTTGTATTGCAAGCAATAATGAATGCTAAAGAGCTTAAAAAAAAGCCGATGCAATAACCGTGGTATTTTCAACATATCATTCAATAAAAATCATTTGTGATGCACAAAAAAACCATGGCTTAACAAAACTGAATCCGATCATTTGTAATTAAAACCTTTTGTACAACGAAAGCAATCTTGGTAACAGATAACAGTAAATCTGATTTTATCAAAGTTCATGACAATAGAATTATTCCATACAAGAAACATCTATACATGACAGCAACCACACGCATTTTTATTAAAATTTCCAAAAAGCGCTCTAGTGAAATTAATGCCGTTTTGATTTCTATGGATGAAAAAAAGTTCTACGGTAAACGACTTCATCACTATACATTCATAGAAGCCGTAGATAATGAACTCTTAACGCCTTATAAGACTATTATTATCTTGGATATTGATGATAAGTTTATCACTCCAGCAATACAGAATATTATTGCAAATAAAAACTGCAAACTTGATTTTGATGCCGCTGTAAAAATTATTGGCTGTCATAGAGCCCTTACAAAAACAGATAAAGAAGTTCGTGATGGCATAACTAAAGATGTAGGAGTAAAGAAATTTCTGTCTGCTTATCCCGGTGAGATCATAACAAAAAAATATCTTTCACTATGTTTACAGTCTCTTACATTCAAAGAATATTATGCTTGTTATGCTAATAATTTCTCTCAAGAATTGCCTCATATCCCTTGTGTAAAAAGCGCTAAAAATTTTGGGATATTTGTTTACTATTGGATAAGAACTCTACCATTTGTATGTGAACTATAAAAGTGTAGAGATTTTATCTAACTATATTTCTAAAAAGCCCCCTAAGCTTACCGATATCGCCAATCTTGAAAAATTTTATACGTTACACAAATGCAATTTACTGGAAATAGCAAAGAAAAGATAAGCCCCCTTGTATCTACAACAGCAATATCATCATAACAGATACCCTTCCTGAAACCTATCAATTATATTGTTAAACAGTAAATCCGCTTTTGCATGAATTATGGAGCATCAATATGTGTAAGAGTAATAAAACAAAGTGGAGCTGTTAATGATACTAATTGCTATACTGTTAAGACTTTTAGCAACTTGGCTTATCTATTAGAAACATTTCAACAGCTTATTACAATAAGCTTAGAAACAATGAAAATAGTTAGAAACCTTTCTGAATTAGAAATTAAAGAAAGTTAATGGCCTAATGAGGCACACTCACTACGATGCATGCTAGCCTTACAAAGACCTCTTGATGTTACTCTAAAGCTACAGTCTATCTCCTCCCAGTTAAATCGATTATACATTATTATATATCTTATCAGAGACACGAACTTTTTATCTAAAAAATCTTAAAACATAAAACCCACTATTTTATTGTGTAAGTGTTTCTTTAACTTTCAAAGCTAACTGTTTGAGTGTAAATGGCTTAGATAAAAAACTAAAAACAGCATCTTGTGGAAGATTTTTAGCAAAAGCATCTTTTGCATACCCAGAAACAAAAATAAATTTGATGTCAGGATAATTTTTACGCGATTCCTTAAGCAAAGTAGGTCCATCCATTTCTGGCATCACCACATCAGAAATAACAATATCCACAGCACCCTTATTTTCTTCAAGAACGGCAAGTGCTTCAACCCCAGTTGCAGCTTCTAAAACAGTATATCCTCTCATTTGGAGCGCTCTCACCCCACCCATTCTGACAGCATCTTCATCTTCAACAAGCAAAATAGTTGCAGATCCGGTTAAGTCGGTATTTTTCTCTTGTTCTTCAACTTTTTCAATCTGCTGAGAACCTACATGGACAGTATCAGGAATATAACGAGGAAGAAAAATATGAAACGTTGTTCCTTCCCCTTCTCGGCTATCACAGTAAATGTAACCACCTGTCTGTTTAATAATTCCATAAACCATCGATAAACCAAGCCCGGTTCCTTTTCCAACTTCTTTTGTTGTAAAAAATGGCTCAAACATTTTTTCTTGTACAGCAGCTGATATACCAGTTCCTGTATCTGAAATAGTCAACTGTACATACTCACCAAATCCAAAACCAACATGATGAAACTCAGCACTTTGTTGTTTTGTAATATTGTTAGTTGCAATCGTAACAATACCGCCATTGGGCATAGCATCACGCGCATTAATAACCAAATTCATAATAACACGCTGGAAAGATGCTTGATCAACTTCAACACTCCACAAATCTCTTCCATGAATAATTTTTAACTGAATATTATTGCCTAAAAGAGGTAAAATAAGATTGCGAATATCTGACAAAAGTTCTGTAAAATCAACTTTTTCCGGTTGAAGCGTTTGCTTTCTAGAAAAAGCTAATAACTGCTGTACAAGTGCAGCCGCACGGTTAGCATTATTTTTAATATTAATAAGATCGGCATATGCAGGATCAAAACTACGATGCGTATTTAACAGAAGATCACACGACATCAAAATTGCTGTTAAAACATTATTAAAATCATGCGCAATACCTCCAGCCAGCTGCCCAACAGCTTGCATTTTCTGATTTTGCATCATTTTATCTTCAAGCGTTTTTTGTTCTGTTGTTTCTATAACAGAGATAATGATCAAATCTCGTAATGCATCATCATGATATGGCGTTATAGACATAACATGAAGACGCAAATGGCGTTCTTCACTATTTTCTAAAACTGTTTCTATCGAAACAGAATAGTTTTTATTTGTCGTAATTTTCAAAAATGCACGCTCTAGCTGCACACGATCACGGCGAGATATGACATCATAAAGATTAATATTGCCCGTACATCCCATGAGTGATAAAAAGGCATTATTCATATAAAGCAATTGTCCTTCCTGCTTTACCACCGCTATTGCAAATGGACTCGCATCAAAATACTCTACTAAGACACTGGGTAATTTTAATTGATTATCGTTTTCTTCTTTTTGTATTTTCTGTGGGATTACCACAATACGATAAATGACTTTGTCCTCTAAGAGAGAAGAAGCACACATAAAACAATTCAAGATTTTCAAACCGATCTCTGAATTTAAAGATAAGGAAAACCTATAAGGCAAAGAGTACCCTGAACTTTGATATTTGTTATTTTGCAAACAAATATCACTCCATGAGCTATTAGCTCCAACGCTATCAAATAATTGATCAAAACTATATTTCCCAACAGTAAAATTCGCCAAATCAATTGAAAACCATTCGGCAAAAATCGCATTTGCATAAAGAATCGTTCCCTGTGTATTAACGGATAAAAAACCAACAGGCGCTTGATCTAAGTGATTGATAGCTTCTTGAAGGTTTGAGAAAAAAACTTCACGACACTCTTGCAAATGAGAAATATCGGCAATACGCCAAAATAAAAACTTTTTTCTTCGCCTTGCCATTGGTTGAACAGAAATATTATACCAAACGGAGTTTTTTTGCGGTGAATGGACAAAAATCGACTGTTCTACCCTTAATTCTTCTTGCGCGGCAAGATCACTATATGCTGCAACTTTTAAGCGATACGCCAACGCACCAGCTCCCGGAAGATCAGCAATGACAGCATAACAAGAAGAATTAGGCTTATAGGTAAAGATTTTTTGATAATTTTGATTAGAATAATAAACAAAACCGGATAAATCAGAAATAATAATTGCATCATCGGTATTATTAAAGATGGTGAAATCAAAGTCTTCATATAACTGCGCTGCATTATATCTTAAAATCCCCATTCCAACCAAAACAAGTGCAGCACCCCCTATAATTGCTAAAGCCAAAAAAAATATCAACGTAGCTTTTTGTAAAAAGCCCTGCGGATAAAAAAAACCTAGAAGACCTAAAATGAAGAGAAAAGCTATTACAAAAACAACACGAAGAATCATACCTCCTCGATATACAAAAGAAGATGATAAGCTCTCATTATTCTCAAAACCTGTATCCATCTCACTTTGCCTTGATTATAGACGTTTCTTATGCCACAAATTGCTTCTATAATCATCTTTATGAAGTATATACCAGAATAATATCCACCGAAGAAAAATCACTCAACGTTAAAAAGATCTTGTTTTACATTATAAATAAATACTTTTAAGTGTATCTTTACAAATTTATCTCAATAAAAAATAATATTTCCATTACAAAATGGGAGAGAATTTATGTATGTATGGTTATCAAGCCAAATAGGCACATCCGCAGCGAACATAATCACAAGCCTTGTATTTTTTACTATAACAATCACTGCTATTGCAGCAATTATTTTGTTCTTACGCCGTTTAAATACAAGAAGATTCAGTATAAACAGAAAAAAGCATCTATCGAGATTAACCCTATGCGATACCATTGCTGTTGATCGCACACGTCGTCTTATTTTGGTACGTTGTGATGACAGAGAGCATTTGCTTCTTATTGGTGGGTTAACAGATGTTGTTATAGAATCCAATATTATCAATACATCCATCATACAAAAGAGAAAGATTCAACAAGCATTAACAACAACAGAAACCAATCAAAGCTTTAACATTACAGAAAAAAAACCTTTTTCCGTCAGTGAAAAAGAGCATATACAAGACGCTCTCTCCACTCACTTTATGAAGCAACAAGTAGAAGATTCAGCAATTACCGCCGAAATTGAAGGACGACTAGAGCCCTCTTTATTTGTCCCTGCTCCCCCAAAATAAGATACCCAATTCTAGCGCCGCGCATTTCATGTCTCCATCATCAAAATCGCTTTTAATCGTCGCGATAAACTCTTTCGCGTCGTTCGTGGCGTTCTTGCGCCTCCAATGATAAAACTGCAATTGGTCGAGCTTCAAGACGCTTTATACTAATAGGTTCGCCAGTTTCTTCACAAAAACCGTAAGTCCCGTTATCGATACGCTCCAAAGCAGCATCTATTTTTGAAATGAGTTTTCTCTGACGATCACGAGCACGTAACTCAATTGTACGATCAGTTTCGCAAGATGCTCTATCGGTTAAATCAGGTTGACCAGCATTTTCTTCCTGCAAATTCTCCAAAGTTTCACGTGCCTCCCTTAATATATCATTCCTCCAAGAAACTAGTTTAGCACGGAAATACGCTTTTTGCCGTTCATTCATAAAAGGTTCATCTTCACTAGGACGATATTGATCATCAATCTCTTCGCTCATGCCATAAAAACCTCCATATATGGTATGTGCGGTCTATATATTGTTCAACACCGATCAACACAAGTGTAAAATGCTATTTTTATAACAACCTAAAAATGTGTTTAAAGCCACTTTTTAAGTTTTTAGCCACTTTTTTGCATAAAATATACTCTCTTGAGAGAATAACCATTTAAGGATTCTCCGTATATCCCATTTCTACACATACTCCAAAACCTATAAAATAGGAAAATGCAAACATTGGAAATTAAGCGAATAATTTTAGCTAATAATCTAAACTTAATAACAACAAATCATCCCAATATTTAACTTTATAAAGGCAGAGTATGATACCCACGATTCAAATATATCAAAGCATCTTTCTCTTGATTACGGTTAATTGCAATAACTTCACCAATCAAAATGTAATGGGTTGCATGCTCATGCCAACAAATTAACCGACAATCAAACGACGCTAAAGCATCTGAAAGACTAGGTGCACCAGTCTGTAAAGTTCCCCATTGCGCTCTATCAAAACACTCAGTTTCTGTATAATTGTAACGCCTAGAAAAAATATCCGCTAGTGAACGGTGTTTTCCAGCCAAACTATTCACACAAAAGTTCCCATTTTCTATAAACAAATGATTCTTGAGGTTATGGCGCATGAGGCAAACAAGAAGTGTTGGAGGATCATCAGATAAAGAACAACATGCTGAAATTGTCACCCCACGCTTTCCTTTAATGCCATTTGTTGTCACAATATGCACAGCTCCTGCAAAATGACTCATCGCGTCTCGATATTCTTGTGAAGAGACAGTAACAATATTTTGAATTTTAGGCATTAAATGTGTCATATGACTAGACATCTCTTTCATTTACACAGTTTTAAAATTTCAAATAATACTTCCACAAAAAGATCTACTATAAATACTCTTTCCTTTACGTCATAACACAAATAATATTCTAGTCTACAAAACACCATGCTCAAAAAAGCCAATCAAGGAGATTTTAATGCCTCGTTCTCATCTCATTGCACCTTCACTCTTGGCTTCTAATTTTTCCAAACTTGGGCAAGAAGTATTCGATGTTATTGATGCTGGTGCAGACTGGATCCATCTTGATATTATGGACGGTCATTTTGTTCCCAATATTACTTTTGGTCCCG
Coding sequences within it:
- the purN gene encoding phosphoribosylglycinamide formyltransferase, with amino-acid sequence MKKQIVVFISGNGSNMVALVKASKQKEYPAEIIAVICDNPHAKGIEKARDNHLPIHIIDRKDYPTKEAYEESIFKVLAKYQPDLICFAGYMRLISSRFVKLYEGKILNIHPSLLPSFKGLKTHERVLQAGVKITGCTVHLVTEDMDSGKILAQAAVPICPNDTADSLAQRVLKAEHKLYPEALKAFIEGNNKITDAQQQLLSF
- a CDS encoding ATP-binding protein, with product MDTGFENNESLSSSFVYRGGMILRVVFVIAFLFILGLLGFFYPQGFLQKATLIFFLALAIIGGAALVLVGMGILRYNAAQLYEDFDFTIFNNTDDAIIISDLSGFVYYSNQNYQKIFTYKPNSSCYAVIADLPGAGALAYRLKVAAYSDLAAQEELRVEQSIFVHSPQKNSVWYNISVQPMARRRKKFLFWRIADISHLQECREVFFSNLQEAINHLDQAPVGFLSVNTQGTILYANAIFAEWFSIDLANFTVGKYSFDQLFDSVGANSSWSDICLQNNKYQSSGYSLPYRFSLSLNSEIGLKILNCFMCASSLLEDKVIYRIVVIPQKIQKEENDNQLKLPSVLVEYFDASPFAIAVVKQEGQLLYMNNAFLSLMGCTGNINLYDVISRRDRVQLERAFLKITTNKNYSVSIETVLENSEERHLRLHVMSITPYHDDALRDLIIISVIETTEQKTLEDKMMQNQKMQAVGQLAGGIAHDFNNVLTAILMSCDLLLNTHRSFDPAYADLINIKNNANRAAALVQQLLAFSRKQTLQPEKVDFTELLSDIRNLILPLLGNNIQLKIIHGRDLWSVEVDQASFQRVIMNLVINARDAMPNGGIVTIATNNITKQQSAEFHHVGFGFGEYVQLTISDTGTGISAAVQEKMFEPFFTTKEVGKGTGLGLSMVYGIIKQTGGYIYCDSREGEGTTFHIFLPRYIPDTVHVGSQQIEKVEEQEKNTDLTGSATILLVEDEDAVRMGGVRALQMRGYTVLEAATGVEALAVLEENKGAVDIVISDVVMPEMDGPTLLKESRKNYPDIKFIFVSGYAKDAFAKNLPQDAVFSFLSKPFTLKQLALKVKETLTQ
- a CDS encoding flagellar biosynthetic protein FliO → MYVWLSSQIGTSAANIITSLVFFTITITAIAAIILFLRRLNTRRFSINRKKHLSRLTLCDTIAVDRTRRLILVRCDDREHLLLIGGLTDVVIESNIINTSIIQKRKIQQALTTTETNQSFNITEKKPFSVSEKEHIQDALSTHFMKQQVEDSAITAEIEGRLEPSLFVPAPPK
- the dksA gene encoding RNA polymerase-binding protein DksA, yielding MSEEIDDQYRPSEDEPFMNERQKAYFRAKLVSWRNDILREARETLENLQEENAGQPDLTDRASCETDRTIELRARDRQRKLISKIDAALERIDNGTYGFCEETGEPISIKRLEARPIAVLSLEAQERHERRERVYRDD
- a CDS encoding flavin reductase, whose translation is MSSHMTHLMPKIQNIVTVSSQEYRDAMSHFAGAVHIVTTNGIKGKRGVTISACCSLSDDPPTLLVCLMRHNLKNHLFIENGNFCVNSLAGKHRSLADIFSRRYNYTETECFDRAQWGTLQTGAPSLSDALASFDCRLICWHEHATHYILIGEVIAINRNQEKDALIYLNRGYHTLPL